In one Andrena cerasifolii isolate SP2316 chromosome 2, iyAndCera1_principal, whole genome shotgun sequence genomic region, the following are encoded:
- the LOC143366470 gene encoding uncharacterized protein LOC143366470 translates to MSKIGLAVFIVALSLVRSEPPVNSYLPPGGGNGGGNGGGGGGPSNTYGPPGFDGQSGNGGRNGGLSNSYGAPAGGSNGYNGGGSGNGRPGSNGGGRNGGGQPSSSYGPPSGGFGGNGGSGGGRPSSTYGAPGGGNGNGNGNGNGYSGGSNGGAGKGGPSSSYGPPEGGNGYNGGNGGGAPSSAYGPPGRNGNGNGGNGNGGNGGRPSSSYGTPEGNGGRPSGLYGPPGRNGNNGGGNGGYNGGNGGNGGNGGNGGYPSGGPGGNGGGNGGYPSGGPGGNGGGNGGYPSGGPGGNGGGNGGYPSGGPGGNGGGNGGYPSGGPGGNGGGNGGGYGDNDESNEPAKYEFSYEVKDEQSGADYGHTESRDGDRAQGEFNVLLPDGRKQIVEYEADEDGFKPQIRYEGEANSQGYGSGGPGGNGGGDFGGNGYPSGGPNGNGGSGGNGYPSGRPGGNGGGSDFGDGGYPSGRPGGNNGGNGNGGYPSGSGGDAAANGGYQY, encoded by the exons ATGTCTAAG ATCGGATTGGCAGTATTCATCGTGGCCCTCAGCCTGGTGCGCTCCGAGCCCCCAGTGAACTCGTACTTACCACCTGGTGGTGGGAACGGGGGCGGGAACGGAGGTGGTGGCGGAGGTCCGTCGAACACTTACGGCCCACCTGGTTTCGATGGTCAGAGTGGCAACGGTGGTCGTAACGGCGGCTTGTCCAACAGCTACGGAGCGCCTGCTGGCGGAAGTAACGGTTACAACGGCGGTGGTTCTGGTAATGGAAGACCTGGCTCGAACGGTGGAGGCAGGAACGGAGGTGGCCAGCCTTCTAGCTCTTATGGGCCGCCGTCGGGTGGATTCGGCGGGAACGGAGGCTCGGGAGGCGGAAGGCCATCGAGTACCTACGGAGCACCTGGTGGAGGAAACGGGAACGGAAATGGAAACGGAAACGGATATAGTGGTGGAAGCAACGGCGGAGCAGGCAAAGGCGGCCCATCCAGTAGTTACGGGCCTCCGGAGGGTGGAAATGGTTATAACGGTGGCAACGGAGGTGGTGCGCCATCCAGTGCCTATGGACCTCCGGGAAGGAATGGGAACGGAAATGGTGGGAACGGGAATGGTGGTAACGGGGGGCGACCATCTAGCAGCTACGGTACGCCGGAGGGGAACGGTGGAAGGCCATCGGGACTTTACGGACCACCTGGCAGAAATGGAAACAACGGTGGTGGAAATGGAGGATATAACGGTGGTAATGGTGGTAATGGTGGCAATGGTGGCAATGGTGGATACCCGTCTGGTGGACCGGGTGGAAACGGAGGTGGCAATGGTGGATACCCGTCTGGTGGACCGGGTGGAAACGGGGGTGGCAATGGTGGATACCCGTCTGGTGGACCGGGTGGAAACGGAGGTGGCAACGGTGGATACCCGTCTGGAGGACCAGGTGGAAATGGCGGAGGTAATGGTGGTTACCCCTCTGGAGGGCCAGGTGGAAATGGAGGAGGCAATGGTGGCGGTTATGGCGATAATGATGAAAGTAAC GAACCAGCGAAATACGAGTTCTCTTACGAGGTGAAGGACGAGCAGTCAGGAGCTGATTACGGCCACACGGAGAGTAGAGACGGCGATCGCGCTCAGGGAGAGTTCAACGTTCTTCTTCCCGATGGAAGGAAACAGATCGTTGAGTACGAAGCTGATGAAGATGGATTTAAACCTCAGATTAGATACGAAGGCGAAGCAAACTCCCAGGGATACGGTTCTGGTGGGCCAGGCGGCAACGGCGGAGGTGACTTTGGGGGGAATGGATACCCAAGCGGTGGACCTAACGGAAACGGAGGATCTGGTGGCAACGGCTATCCATCAGGAAGGCCAGGTGGAAATGGCGGTGGATCTGATTTTGGCGACG GTGGATATCCATCTGGAAGGCCAGGCGGTAATAATGGCGGTAATGGTAACGGGGGGTATCCATCCGGTAGTGGTGGTGACGCCGCGGCCAACGGAGGATACCAGTACTAA
- the LOC143379031 gene encoding uncharacterized protein LOC143379031, with protein sequence MARYSSESDSDHNNRYRRRRSRRSRSSSSESSDSSPHRRRSSKHSKTKRRHRSHSRSRGRDRDRSQKSYKSSRNSSSKGRERHRYRSRSRSSDRSKRRARSTSREKSGSRSSSSQSNVKASVLEKTKNIVIKDDFPIEPRFKEGILEEINSEGFTPKQFSSSTKEKKFKNIVIDITADTIQVPTVADVPSGSESIFHSSIMIDHEARFDKWVKKLYTLRQKAMVDLLHSNVV encoded by the exons ATGGCAAGGTATTCTAGTGAATCAGATTCGGATCACAATAACAGATATCGAAGAAGACGTAGCAGGAGATCCAG atcTTCTAGTTCAGAATCTAGCGATTCATCACCTCATCGAAGAAGATCATCCAAGCATTcaaaaacaaaaaggagacATCGGTCACATTCTAGAAGCAGGGGTAGGGATAGAGATCGCAGTCAAAAAAGTTACAAAAGCTCTAGGAACAGTAGTTCAAAAGGTAGAGAGCGGCACAGATATCGTTCTAGGTCACGTTCTTCTGACCGCTCTAAAAGAAGAGCTAGGTCTACTTCCAGAGAAAAGTCCGGCAGTCGTTCGAGTAGTTCACAGTCTAATGTAAAGGCTAGTGTTcttgaaaaaactaaaaatatagtaataaaAG atgATTTTCCAATCGAGCCTCGTTTTAAGGAGGGCATTTTGGAGGAAATAAATTCTGAAGGCTTCACGCCTAAGCAATTCTCATCTTCTACTAAggaaaagaaattcaaaaatattgttATAGATATTACTGCAGACACTATACAAGTCCCAACAGTGGCTGATGTTCCTTCTGGATCTGAGAGTATCTTCCATTCATCG ATAATGATTGATCATGAAGCAAGGTTTGATAAATGggtgaaaaaattgtatacgctTAGGCAAAAGGCTATGGTAGATTTATTACACTCGAATGTGGTTTGA
- the LOC143378666 gene encoding uncharacterized protein LOC143378666, translating to MMRTLILVSLGVVVVANSVPSYIQNYPRGLERLFSAKREVTAEKKKNERSLCQTEDCKLIARLMKQSMDESVDPCDDFYQYACGKWADNNPVPENRTSWSLWEMVQDKIEMQVKAIIESEAKPTDLFAVKLSKKWYKSCMDTEAEARRGVEPILSTVWRHGGWPLIMEEGEWDDRVYHWQIVDDHFARLLGLNSFHDVSYGSITYEGNGTILLETPHLPLHLNRILSDDEVRPSSDTSDENNESGEGSQERGSKERGKPTGDEDDESEESEEDNEIDEDSSEEETSEGGEEEIRKKKVASRKLHKRLGHSRRHSNRNKVARTHIGDGGTRKRTKRDAARAKVLRRMLHKVKKQGKRGVHRGTKKTKGRQSKHSHLSVPNKRNSPKNDKTEETVNNNIAHGKKDVHRKDRKHNEAKEEENVARRKISKPGHSTRKNKNKAAGKQAHERKVEEKSKRATANTKLRNIRHHAQKKISNHRNHHVVHINGDAESGGETEEEDNSADSDNNEVEDEENAEDSKDKDEDDDSNDKSEDEEENDTGGVAEDSDEGDDDEEDSGNKEDDDEDDGEEHEEDEDDEDEKDIEELREEYRNYVLNVSLVLSKGRGIEVPREKLEKDIANLVEFAIKLGELTIQDDEPVNATLDSLQETYDALGSTTKNSKINWKRKIMKMFAEAGVDIEEDVEIVVTCPTYLKNLHSLLDETPSETIVNYIHWLYINKMILFTAPELQRLAEGWYGKPYYTSRTDQCIEQVEMSEIIGYEYVTRHFSDEIAKTARDMIDDIQKEVEYQIKESTWMDGDTKHFILDKLVAMKNLVGYPDWYHNTTLLKRYFQGLTVGPSYYENILNYVRYLKWKNLRRIVEDDTPYLDLMEPLIVNAFFMPTENSISITAADFQSPFFALNRPWNINYGILGVIMGHEVNHGFDDSGHLYDREGKQMEWLSAMAAAYDQRAECFVDQFNNYSLIKGENYTVEDYGNKTAGENIADTMGLQAAYRAYLRRQRHCEKPDPALPGLEEFSNEKMFFLSFANVWCENEDRESVMMSAKYDVHSTGRLRVIGSVSNSEDFAKVYNCPVGSRMNPEKKCNIWI from the exons ATGATGCGAACATTGATTTT GGTATCTTTAGGCGTGGTTGTCGTTGCCAATTCTGTACCTTCCTATATTCAGAACTACCCTCGCGGTTTGGAAAGGTTGTTTAGTGCCAAGCGAGAAGTGACTGCtgaaaagaagaagaacgaaCGTTCGTTATGCCAGACTGAAGACTGCAAGTTAATTG CACGCTTGATGAAACAAAGTATGGACGAGTCTGTGGACCCATGCGATGATTTTTACCAGTATGCATGCGGAAAGTGGGCGGATAACAATCCTGTTCCTGAAAATAGGACCTCGTGGAGTTTGTGGGAAATGGTACAGGATAAAATTGAAATGCAAGTCAAAG CAATAATCGAGAGCGAGGCGAAGCCCACCGATCTATTCGCGGTGAAGCTTTCGAAAAAATGGTACAAAAGTTGCATGGATACAG AGGCAGAAGCAAGAAGAGGGGTTGAACCCATATTGTCCACTGTATGGAGACACGGTGGCTGGCCTCTGATAATGGAGGAAGGGGAATGGGACGATCGCGTCTACCACTGGCAAATAGTTGACGACCACTTTGCTCGTTTGCTGGGTTTGAATTCGTTTCACGACGTAAGCTACGGCAGCATCACATACGAAGGCAACGGCACGATATTA CTCGAGACTCCTCATCTACCACTGCATCTGAACAGAATCCTCTCCGACGACGAGGTCCGCCCCAGCTCGGACACCAGCGACGAAAATAACGAAAGTGGAGAAGGTAGCCAGGAGCGAGGGAGCAAAGAAAGGGGCAAGCCTACTGGAGATGAGGATGACGAGAGCGAAGAGAGCGAGGAAGACAATGAAATTGACGAAGACTCCTCTGAGGAAGAGACTAGCGAAGGGGGGGAGGAGGAAATTCGAAAGAAGAAAGTGGCTAGTAGGAAACTGCACAAACGACTAGGTCACAGTAGGAGGCATAGTAATAGGAATAAAGTAGCCAGGACACACATCGGTGACGGGGGGACGAGGAAAAGAACAAAAAGGGACGCTGCCAGAGCTAAGGTTCTTCGTAGAATGTTGCACAAGGTGAAGAAGCAGGGCAAGCGTGGCGTTCATCGCGGCACGAAGAAGACGAAAGGAAGACAGTCGAAGCATTCGCATCTGTCTGTACCTAACAAAAGGAATAGCCCAAAGAATGATAAGACAGAGGAAACTGTGAATAATAACATAGCTCATGGAAAGAAAGATGTGCACAGGAAGGATAGGAAGCACAATGAAGCCAAAGAGGAGGAGAACGTAGCCAGAAGGAAGATTAGTAAACCAGGTCACAGCACGAGAAAGAATAAGAACAAAGCGGCAGGGAAGCAAGCACACGAGAGGAAGGTGGAGGAAAAGTCGAAGAGGGCCACTGCGAACACGAAACTCCGCAATATTAGACATCATGCGCAGAAGAAAATCTCTAATCACAGAAACCACCACGTGGTCCACATAAACGGCGATGCAGAAAGTGGCGGCGAGACCGAGGAAGAGGACAATAGTGCTGACAGCGATAATAACGAGGTAGAGGATGAAGAAAATGCCGAAGACAGCAAGGAcaaggacgaagacgacgacagCAACGACAAGAGCGAAGACGAGGAAGAAAACGATACTGGCGGTGTGGCTGAAGATAGCGACGAAGGGGATGACGATGAAGAAGATAGTGGTAACAaggaggacgatgacgaggatgacgGAGAGGAGCATGAGGAGGATGAGGATGACGAAGATGAAAAGGACATAGAAGAATTAAGGGAAGAGTATCGCAACTATGTGTTAAATGTCTCATTGGTGCTTTCTAAGGGTAGAGGAATAGAAGTGCCGCGGGAGAAGTTGGAGAAGGATATCGCCAATCTAGTCGAATTCGCGATTAAATTGGGAGAG CTGACAATTCAGGACGACGAACCCGTGAACGCGACGCTCGATTCCCTCCAGGAAACCTACGACGCTTTAGGTTCTACCACAAAAAACAGCAAG ATAAACTGGAAGAGAAAGATAATGAAGATGTTCGCCGAGGCAGGGGTGGACATTGAAGAGGACGTGGAAATTGTGGTAACATGTCCTACTTATTTAAAGAATCTCCATTCTTTGCTCGATGAGACTCCCAGCGAGACGATTG TCAATTATATTCACTGGCTGTACATTAATAAAATGATACTATTCACCGCGCCAGAGCTGCAGAGGCTGGCCGAAGGCTGGTATGGGAAACCGTATTACACTTCAAG GACAGATCAATGCATAGAGCAAGTTGAAATGAGTGAAATAATAGGGTATGAATACGTCACCAGGCATTTCTCGGATGAGATAGCGAAAACG GCGAGGGACATGATCGATGATATACAAAAGGAAGTTGAATATCAGATCAAAGAATCAACGTGGATGGACGGCGATACGAAACATTTTATCCTAGATAAATTAGTGGCGATGAAAAATTTGGTTGGCTACCCAGACTGGTACCATAACACTACACTTCTGAAACGTTACTTCCAAGGG CTCACTGTCGGCCCATCCTATTACGAGAACATTTTGAATTATGTTCGGTACCTCAAGTGGAAGAATCTAAGGAGAATTGTGGAAGACGATACCCCATACCT AGACTTAATGGAACCCCTTATCGTGAACGCCTTCTTCATGCCCACCGAAAATTCCATAT CAATTACCGCAGCAGACTTCCAGAGTCCTTTCTTTGCTCTGAATAGGCCATG GAACATTAATTACGGAATTCTTGGAGTCATCATGGGTCACGAAGTAAATCACGGATTCGACGATTCAG GTCACCTTTACGACAGAGAAGGGAAGCAAATGGAATGGTTGTCCGCCATGGCGGCGGCTTACGACCAGAGAGCCGAGTGTTTCGTGGATCAATTTAACAATTACAGTCTCATCAAAGGGGAGAATTACACTGTCGAG gaCTACGGCAATAAAACCGCAGGCGAAAACATTGCGGATACAATGGGCTTGCAAGCTGCGTACAGAGCTTATCTTCGAAGGCAACGACATTGTGAAAAACCAGACCCAGCGCTGCCAGGATTAGAGGAATTTAGTAACGAGAAAATGTTCTTCCTATCATTTGCCAAC GTATGGTGTGAAAACGAGGATCGAGAATCCGTGATGATGAGTGCCAAGTACGACGTGCATAGTACAGGGCGACTGAGGGTGATTGGTTCAGTGTCGAATTCAGAGGACTTCGCCAAAGTATACAATTGTCCAGTGGGCAGTCGCATGAATCCTGAGAAGAAATGCAACATATGgatataa
- the Pus7 gene encoding pseudouridine synthase 7 isoform X2 — protein sequence MSQTEGKSNDSEGTSVSIPKNSEPGQEPVKRWTHNKDRTGFPKGRRDYNDSRKHYGSFRGGYRNDNFGKKPFKRNWSKSQYDGKRKKLEVGNRLKECDVGITEFIGDQGFFGVIKERYTDFHVNEITLDGQIAVMTNQDIPVDKEENENLEDLQGTVPDTIWDQLQTLKDPGSPAVEIDVTDLEKDQRRAIHTIAKKMTNVISQTIDKENKKIMVILPNKKDSNISHNIRKDNRIDWKKRGGEYCYFLLHKVNMDTMDALNQLAMNLRMKPNNFNYAGTKDRRAWTTQWVSLRKTEPSDILRAAKNVRGAYVGNFKFMKDPLKLGMLSGNQFRIALRNVNGTDEQIEKIMVSLRDHGFINYYGLQRFGTVAAIPTYEIGKALLQGKWNEAIELILKPREGEQDRDLAEARKIYETTKDACTAYKQIKRCDKIEATLLKGICTSGSSNPQGALDSLPRNARLMYIHAYQSFVWNHMVSRRIKEFGREPVVGDLVYENNIKQNDNEEFAYENANDVTAENIEPSEKISKIESDTPADVPKTEEASEASTESTTASIKEVTDATECCLKIDENVEQSNSTDEKDDSEDLYNLPAVKILKQEDLPNYTLADVLMPQVGWKVTYPPYAKPWFDEFLAKDGLTTDLRQKNK from the exons ATGTCACAAACGGAAGGTAAAAGTAATGATTCCGAAGGCACGTCTGTGTCAATTCCAAAAAATAGTGAGCCTGGTCAAGAACCTGTAAAGAGATGGACACATAACAAGGATCGCACAGGTTTTCCAAAAGGTCGCCGAGATTATAATGATTCCAGAAAACATTATGGTTCATTCCGTGGTG gaTATCGGAATGATAATTTCGGCAAAAAGCCCTTCAAGCGTAACTGGTCGAAGTCGCAGTACGACGGGAAGAGAAAGAAGTTGGAAGTTGGAAATCGGCTGAAGGAGTGCGACGTTGGGATCACAGAGTTCATAGGCGACCAAGGATTTTTCGGCGTTATTAAAGAAAGATACACAGATTTCCATGTAAATGAAATTACTCTCGACGGGCAAATAGCTGTAATGACAAATCAGGACATTCCGGTCGATAAGGAAGAAAATGAGAATCTGGAAGACTTGCAAGGAACCGTGCCTGATACGATATGGGATCAGCTGCAGACATTAAAAGATCCAGGGTCACCTGCTGTAGAAATAGACGTAACGGATTTAGAGAAAGATCAACGTAGGGCGATTCATACGATCGCTAAAAAGATGACGAATGTTATCAGTCAAACTATAGATAAAGAGAATAAGAAGATTATGGTGATTCTACCGAATAAAAAAGATAGCAATATCA GTCATAACATTCGGAAGGATAACCGGATAGACTGGAAGAAACGTGGCGGCGAATATTGTTACTTTCTGTTGCACAAAGTAAACATGGATACGATGGATGCTTTAAATCAATTGGCTATGAATTTGCGTATGAAGCCGAATAATTTCAACTACGCTGGTACAAAGGATCGTAGAGCGTGGACTACTCAGTGGGTTAGTCTAAGGAAAACGGAGCCGTCGGATATATTGAGAGCAGCAAAAAATGTGCGAGGGGCATACGTGGGGAACTTTAAATTTATGAAAGATCCGCTGAAATTGGGCATGCTGAGTGGCAACCAATTTAGAATTGCTTTGAGAAATGTTAACGGAACGGATGAACAGATTGAGAAAATAATGGTTTCTCTGAGGGACCATGGTTTTATAAACTATTACGGCTTACAGAGGTTTGGTACCGTTGCTGCCATTCCAACTTATGAAATAGGCAAAGCTTTACTTCAAG gtaaatggaACGAAGCGATTGAATTGATTTTGAAACCTAGGGAAGGTGAACAAGACAGAGATTTAGCAGAAGCTAGGAAGATATATGAAACAACCAAAGACGCGTGTACCGCGTACAAGCAGATTAAGAGATGCGATAAGATAGAGGCTACACTTTTGAAGGGCATTTGTACATCTGGTAGCAGCAATCCTCAGGGAGCCTTAGATTCCTTGCCAAGGAATGCCCGTTTAATGTATATCCACGCGTATCAAAGCTTCGTGTGGAACCATATGGTGTCGAGGAGAATAAAAGAATTTGGAAGGGAGCCTGTAGTAGGGGATTTAGTGTACGAgaataatataaaacaaaatgatAACGAGGAGTTCGCTTATGAAAACGCGAATGATGTAACCGCGGAGAATATAGAACCCAGTGAAAAGATTAGTAAGATCGAGAGTGACACACCTGCAGATGTACCAAAAACAGAGGAAGCGTCTGAAGCTTCTACCGAATCGACGACCGCTTCAATTAAAGAAGTAACGGATGCCACGGAGTGTTGTTTGAAAATAGACGAGAATGTTGAACAAAGTAATAGTACCGATGAGAAGGATGACAGCGAAGATTTATATAATCTTCCTGCAGTAAAGATTCTTAAGCAAGAAGATTTACCAAACTATACATTGGCAGATGTACTAATGCCTCAGGTTGGCTGGAAGGTTACATATCCGCCTTACGCTAAACCCTGGTTCGACGAGTTCTTAGCGAAAGATGGATTGACTACAGATCTCAGACAAAAAAATAAGTAA
- the Sdhd gene encoding succinate dehydrogenase, subunit D produces the protein MIFETVSANVFRKVRQLESLSKTSLLSSSGKPHQFRTSASLAAFNRCLNSTIRNDSRILARFPVAPAIGSQISRNASTTGDHVRVWVMEKLVSVALPIVIPAALICESKILDGAMSLLVVMHTHWGLEAIITDYARPSVVGTIVPKALHGLLILLSAATLTGLCMLINNGPGVASCVKSFWAIGKEPNKSENSKP, from the exons ATGATTTTCGAAACAGTGAGCGCTAATGTCTTTCGTAAGGTTAGACAGTTAG AATCACTTTCGAAAACGAGCCTTCTTTCAAGCTCTGGCAAACCACACCAATTTAGGACATCTGCCAGTCTGGCCGCTTTTAACCGATGCTTAAATTCTACCATAAGGAACGATAGTCGTATCCTAGCAAGG TTCCCCGTAGCTCCAGCCATTGGCAGCCAAATAAGTCGCAACGCGAGTACTACGGGTGACCATGTGCGTGTATGGGTTATGGAAAAGCTTGTTTCCGTTGCACTTCCAATTGTAATTCCAGCTGCGTTGATATGCGAAAGTAAAATCCTCGACGGCGCAATGTCATTGTTAGTTGTAATGCATACACATTG GGGTCTGGAGGCCATTATTACGGATTACGCACGACCTAGCGTCGTTGGAACGATCGTACCAAAGGCTTTACACGGTCTATTGATCTTACTTTCTGCAGCTACCCTTACCGGATTGTGTATGCTTATAAATAACGGTCCAGGTGTTGCAAGCTGCGTAAAGAGTTTCTGGGCAATTGGCAAAGAACCCAACAAGTCGGAAAACTCCAAACCTTAA
- the Pcd gene encoding pterin-4a-carbinolamine dehydratase: protein MSALTRMRFMCGGGILREKIFHISVRREISVPALKKSKMGKLTQEEREKDLKPLLTSGWSVQSDRDAIYKEFLFKNFNQAFGFMTRVALQSDKMDHHPEWFNVYNKVNITLSSHDVDGLSKRDVKLATFIEKVAKMGDN, encoded by the exons ATGTCGGCTTTAACGCGCATGCGATTTATGTGTGGTGGGGGGATCCTTCGAGAGAAAATATTCCATATTTCTGTCCGAAgagaaatatctgttcctgctTTGAAAAAGAGCAAGATG GGAAAGCTCACTcaggaagaaagagaaaaagactTAAAACCACTATTGACAAGTGGTTGGTCTGTTCAGTCAGATAGGGATGCCATTTATAAGGAATTTCTGTTCAAAAACTTTAATCAG GCTTTTGGTTTCATGACAAGAGTGgcattgcaatcggacaaaatGGACCACCACCCCGAATGGTTTAATGTTTACAACAAAGTAAACATTACTCTATCTTCTCATGATGTGGATGGTTTATCAAAGAGGGACGTTAAGCTTGCAACCTTTATCGAGAAGGTTGCTAAAATGGGCGACAACTGA
- the Pus7 gene encoding pseudouridine synthase 7 isoform X1 has translation MSQTEGKSNDSEGTSVSIPKNSEPGQEPVKRWTHNKDRTGFPKGRRDYNDSRKHYGSFRGGYRNDNFGKKPFKRNWSKSQYDGKRKKLEVGNRLKECDVGITEFIGDQGFFGVIKERYTDFHVNEITLDGQIAVMTNQDIPVDKEENENLEDLQGTVPDTIWDQLQTLKDPGSPAVEIDVTDLEKDQRRAIHTIAKKMTNVISQTIDKENKKIMVILPNKKDSNISHNIRKDNRIDWKKRGGEYCYFLLHKVNMDTMDALNQLAMNLRMKPNNFNYAGTKDRRAWTTQWVSLRKTEPSDILRAAKNVRGAYVGNFKFMKDPLKLGMLSGNQFRIALRNVNGTDEQIEKIMVSLRDHGFINYYGLQRFGTVAAIPTYEIGKALLQGKWNEAIELILKPREGEQDRDLAEARKIYETTKDACTAYKQIKRCDKIEATLLKGICTSGSSNPQGALDSLPRNARLMYIHAYQSFVWNHMVSRRIKEFGREPVVGDLVYENNIKQNDNEEFAYENANDVTAENIEPSEKISKIESDTPADVPKTEEASEASTESTTASIKEVTDATECCLKIDENVEQSNSTDEKDDSEDLYNLPAVKILKQEDLPNYTLADVLMPQVGWKVTYPPYAKPWFDEFLAKDGLTTDLRQKNKKYSLGGAYRKILQIPSNLSWKIMHYKEKHSDLIMCDIDEMRKTSAPKDEPEGQYRALIVEISLKSSTYATMALREILKIDTSPQAQAAQSAACNAEADSSDTAKNVVESESASSLQTDNETIGGEQCPEAEKTESNTPSVEDVDKMDVSDAT, from the exons ATGTCACAAACGGAAGGTAAAAGTAATGATTCCGAAGGCACGTCTGTGTCAATTCCAAAAAATAGTGAGCCTGGTCAAGAACCTGTAAAGAGATGGACACATAACAAGGATCGCACAGGTTTTCCAAAAGGTCGCCGAGATTATAATGATTCCAGAAAACATTATGGTTCATTCCGTGGTG gaTATCGGAATGATAATTTCGGCAAAAAGCCCTTCAAGCGTAACTGGTCGAAGTCGCAGTACGACGGGAAGAGAAAGAAGTTGGAAGTTGGAAATCGGCTGAAGGAGTGCGACGTTGGGATCACAGAGTTCATAGGCGACCAAGGATTTTTCGGCGTTATTAAAGAAAGATACACAGATTTCCATGTAAATGAAATTACTCTCGACGGGCAAATAGCTGTAATGACAAATCAGGACATTCCGGTCGATAAGGAAGAAAATGAGAATCTGGAAGACTTGCAAGGAACCGTGCCTGATACGATATGGGATCAGCTGCAGACATTAAAAGATCCAGGGTCACCTGCTGTAGAAATAGACGTAACGGATTTAGAGAAAGATCAACGTAGGGCGATTCATACGATCGCTAAAAAGATGACGAATGTTATCAGTCAAACTATAGATAAAGAGAATAAGAAGATTATGGTGATTCTACCGAATAAAAAAGATAGCAATATCA GTCATAACATTCGGAAGGATAACCGGATAGACTGGAAGAAACGTGGCGGCGAATATTGTTACTTTCTGTTGCACAAAGTAAACATGGATACGATGGATGCTTTAAATCAATTGGCTATGAATTTGCGTATGAAGCCGAATAATTTCAACTACGCTGGTACAAAGGATCGTAGAGCGTGGACTACTCAGTGGGTTAGTCTAAGGAAAACGGAGCCGTCGGATATATTGAGAGCAGCAAAAAATGTGCGAGGGGCATACGTGGGGAACTTTAAATTTATGAAAGATCCGCTGAAATTGGGCATGCTGAGTGGCAACCAATTTAGAATTGCTTTGAGAAATGTTAACGGAACGGATGAACAGATTGAGAAAATAATGGTTTCTCTGAGGGACCATGGTTTTATAAACTATTACGGCTTACAGAGGTTTGGTACCGTTGCTGCCATTCCAACTTATGAAATAGGCAAAGCTTTACTTCAAG gtaaatggaACGAAGCGATTGAATTGATTTTGAAACCTAGGGAAGGTGAACAAGACAGAGATTTAGCAGAAGCTAGGAAGATATATGAAACAACCAAAGACGCGTGTACCGCGTACAAGCAGATTAAGAGATGCGATAAGATAGAGGCTACACTTTTGAAGGGCATTTGTACATCTGGTAGCAGCAATCCTCAGGGAGCCTTAGATTCCTTGCCAAGGAATGCCCGTTTAATGTATATCCACGCGTATCAAAGCTTCGTGTGGAACCATATGGTGTCGAGGAGAATAAAAGAATTTGGAAGGGAGCCTGTAGTAGGGGATTTAGTGTACGAgaataatataaaacaaaatgatAACGAGGAGTTCGCTTATGAAAACGCGAATGATGTAACCGCGGAGAATATAGAACCCAGTGAAAAGATTAGTAAGATCGAGAGTGACACACCTGCAGATGTACCAAAAACAGAGGAAGCGTCTGAAGCTTCTACCGAATCGACGACCGCTTCAATTAAAGAAGTAACGGATGCCACGGAGTGTTGTTTGAAAATAGACGAGAATGTTGAACAAAGTAATAGTACCGATGAGAAGGATGACAGCGAAGATTTATATAATCTTCCTGCAGTAAAGATTCTTAAGCAAGAAGATTTACCAAACTATACATTGGCAGATGTACTAATGCCTCAGGTTGGCTGGAAGGTTACATATCCGCCTTACGCTAAACCCTGGTTCGACGAGTTCTTAGCGAAAGATGGATTGACTACAGATCTCAGACAAAAAAATAA AAAGTATAGCTTGGGTGGtgcttatagaaaaatattgcaaataccATCAAATTTGTCTTGGAAGATCATGCACTATAAAGAAAAGCACAGTGATCTCATTATGTGCGATATTGACGAGATGAGGAAGACGTCAGCTCCAAAAGATGAACCAG AGGGGCAGTATAGAGCTTTGATCGTCGAAATATCTTTGAAATCTTCTACATACGCGACAATGGCGTTACGCGAGAttttgaaaatcgatacttctcCGCAAGCACAGGCTGCTCAGTCCGCTGCGTGTAACGCAGAGGCGGATAGTTCGGATACCGCAAAGAATGTTGTAGAAAGTGAGAGCGCAAGTTCTCTGCAAACTGATAACGAGACGATCGGCGGGGAACAATGTCCGGAAGCTGAGAAAACGGAATCAAATACTCCAAGCGTAGAGGATGTGGACAAAATGGATGTATCCGATGCAACATAA